The genomic stretch ATTCTTTAAAAAAATCAACAACAAGGGGAAGCATAACAAACGAAAAAGCAATAGCAAGCAATAAACGGAAATTCATGGGAATACGTAGACTTGATATGCCCGGCATAAGCATCAAACAAGCTCCCACCCGTGCAAAAACTAACATGGCGATGATAACCAACTGATCAATTGGCAAAGACGTCACAGGTAATAAAGACGTCAATGACATCAACTCCTCTCCCGTGAAGAGATGACTCCTAATGTTTTAACTTCAACACCACGAGCAATTTCTGCATGAGAAAGAATAGGCAATGTAGAGAAAAGACGTTCCATAATCATACGAACATAAGGTCGTGTTTCAGGCGATGTGATCAGCACAAAACGCACCGCTTTTTCCATATACTGGCGAATAATAGCTGTTGCTTCAGTTCCAAATTTTTCAAGTTCAACGGGATCCATATCAAATTCAATAATTTCACCCTTTGCATCACGCTTTAAAGCCTTGTGAAAAGCAAGATCCCAGTAACTTCCCATCCGTAAAACCTGTAGTACACCACCTTCAGACAAGTCACCACAAATTTGTTGCGATAAACGCAACCGTACATGCTCAGCAATCAAATCAGAACGCCGCACATGGGGTGCGATTTCAGCCACCGCTTCTAAAATAAGATTTAAGCTGCGAATGGAGACACGTTCTGATAATAAAAGTTTTAAAACCGACTGTAAACCAGAATAAGAAAGATGTGCAGGACAAATTTCTTCCAATAACTTATGATATTCGCCCCCCAAACGCTCAAGAAGAATACGCATATCTTTATAAGAAAATAATTGCGCTAAATTATTGCGTAAAACTTCACTTAAATGGGTCAATAACACAGAAAGATTATCCACCGCCATATAGCCTTCACGTATCAATTCAGAGCGAAATGTTTCCGAGGTTGCAAAAGCACGCATACCAAAAGCCGGTTCACACACTTGTTCACCTGGAATATTGGGAATAGGTTTATTGCTCGGCATAATGAGGACCTCACCTATGCGCATTTCGTAAGATGCCACAGCCGTACCGTACAATTTGATCCAATAACTTTTTGCCGGCACTTTATAATCATCTGATATCTGTATTTCAGGAATAACAAAACCATACTCCTGTGCAAATTTACGGCGCATTTTCGCAACACGATTAGCCAATTCAACCTTTTGCGGTAACAAATGTTTAGATAATTGTTTGCCCATAGCAATTTCAATACGCACCGTTTCAAGCGATGCTTTAAGCGACTGGCTTTCTTCCTGATGAGCTTTTTGAGCGTCTTGTTCTTGCTGTGCTTCTTGTGCAAGAGATTCTTTGCGCAAGCGATGTGGAATAGAATAACCAATCGAAGCCATAAGCAAAGACAAAAGAATAAAAGGAATAGCTGGTAGACCAGGCATCAACCCTAACATTAATAAAAGAAGAGAGGATACAAAGAGAGCTTTAGGATACCTTCCAAGTTGCCCCAAAACAGCCTTTTCAGCTGGACCACGGGTGCCCCCTTTAGAAACCAAAAGACCTGCCGCCAAAGAAACAATCAAAGCCGGTATCTGTGTAACAAGACCATCACCCACTGAAAGCTTAGTAAAAACATCCGCAGCACCAGATAATGTCATTCCATGGCGTGTAACGCCAATAATAATACCTCCAACAATATTAACAGCCGTAATAATAAGCCCGGCAATAGCATCACCACGCACAAATTTTGATGCCCCATCCATTGATCCAAAAAAGGAACTTTCTTCTTCAAGCTCATGACGGCGACGTTGTGCTTCTTTCTCATCAATAAGGCCTGATGAAAGATCAGCATCAATAGCCATTTGCTTTCCTGGAATAGCATCCAGAGTAAAACGTGCACCCACTTCAGCAATACGCGTCGCACCTTTGGTGATCACCAAAAAATTGACGATAATAACAATGGCAAAAACAACAAGACCAATAACAAAATCCCCCCCATCACAAACTGCGAAAAACCGTGAATCACATTTCCTGCAGCTTTATAGCCTTCATCACCATGGGTTAAAATAACACGGGTTGTCGCAATATTAAGGGATAAGCGCAATAAGGTCGTAATCAATAAAACTGTTGGAAAAGCTGAAAAATCAAGTGGCCGTTGAATCCACAACGAAACCATTAAAATCAAAACAGAAAATGCAATGGAAAAAGAAAGCCCCAAATCTAAAATAAAAGCAGGAACAGGTAAAAAGAGAACTGTGAGAATAATGATAATTCCCATCGCAAACGCAATATCTCGACCAGAAAATTGATTCTGGTCTCCAATATGGGTAACCGGACTACGCTGCACACTTTTCTCCTTAAACAATTACATTCAATCCCCTTCGCCAAAAGAACTTTTTAAAACTCTTTAGAGCATTTTTTTGTCGCAAACCTTAAGTGATAAAGCTTGTGTGAAAATGGTGTTGTAACTACACAATTAATGGTATTGTAACCACACAATTTTGACATACTTTAAAAATTACACACCAATATAACAAACCTTTTACCCTCTATAAACCATAACATAAAGCACATCATCCCCTCGCGTAACCCCAAAGTAATTTTAAGCTTGCCGAATGTTTGATATCAGCGTATATTACAGCTTGTAACATTGTGTGAATATATATTGATACAATAAGAAACTACGAAAAGTTTCTTAAAAACAATGAGAGGTTTATTATGACTGATATTGTAAAAACTGCTATGCTTTATTCAACACTGATTATCAGTGCCAATGCTGTTATTGTTTTAGCTCTTGTGCTTGGTATTCAATAAAGTCTCATTGAGAGAGGCCATTATAAGTTCTTCACATTCATAGCAAAATCTGAGCTATTTTGAGCAGTCAAATAAGGATTTATATACACAAGTAAAGCAAGTACATAGAATCTAAAAAGTAGTTTATAGAATTAAGAAGAGAAAAGTGTATTTTCTTTTGCCCAAAATATATTGTTGACACGTAATTACTGTTTAAGAATTTGTGCAAAAATTTTTTTTACTAAGACATTTCAAAGAGATCTGCTTTTTTAAAGCTCGTTTCTTTACAAGTAACTCTTACCAATATTACTCTTTCAAAGATTAAGCATTTTTATTACAAACATCCCTATCAATTGATCTTACAATAAGAGCACTTATCATTAAACTCGATCTGACTTCAGCAGATTACTTTTTATAAGACATTAATGACAGTTTATAAAACATAAATGGCAGCGTTTTATACTATTAACGTCGTTTTAGTTTTTTCACCTTTCTAGACAGGCTATAAATTTTTATTTAAGCTCAAGCCGTTTATAAAAACTTTATTAATCACACTATTTATTTAATTATACTGTTTATTTAAAAGCACCAAATAAGACGGTATCGTGGATAGTGTACCCAAAAAGTGCACCTAACAAGGACAAACAAAAATGAAGCTGCAGCAAATTGAAGATGGTATTTTTGTTAGTGCACAAATCACCGTTGCAAACATTAAAACACTCGCAAAAACTGGAATTAAAACTATTGTCTGCAACAGGCCCGATCAAGAAGAACCTAACCAGCCTGATTTTGCCACTATTCAAGCAGTTGCTCATAAATATGGAATACAAGCTCACTATATTCCTATTACACCTTCGATCATAGAAAAATCTCATATTAAAGCTATGCAAACAATTTTAAAAACAGCACCGCTTCCTCTCCTCGCTTATTGCTGTTATGGTACACGCTCAATTCATCTTTATTCTTTAGCGCGTATTTAACTTTGTGTTTTAATAAAACAGAAAGAAACAAACATTAAACCTTCTTATTATTAAAAACATGAGGCTATGGTAATAAAAGCGACAAAAACAATGATGAAATCTGATCTCCAAACCGTTGATTCCCCCACTCATAAACGAAAACCTCATCTTTTCCATGACGTTTTGGAATATATTTTTATTCTCATAATCAGCTTAAGCTCTATTTTTGCGATTCTTTTTTCTTTTTTAGATCGGATCATGATGTTTTTTTAAAAGTCAGCAACTGATCCAATAATGAAAGCGGTTGAATTGTTTCTAAAACCGCTTTTGCTTCATTTTCATCGTGTTGCATCTGCCTTTTCAAAGGCTCTAGTCCATCAAACTTTTTTTGCCTTCGTAAAAACTGCAAAAAAGAAACTGTACAGCTTTCATTATAAAGATCATCGGTAAAATTAAACAAATAAGTTTCTAAAAGTGGTGCTCCACCATCAACAACTGTTGGGCGACAGCCAAAACTTGCAACACCATCATGCAAAACACCATTTAAACGGCGCAATCGCACTGCATAAACACCATGTGTTAAGCCGGTTTGGGAAGGTAACACTTGGTTGGCAGTAGGAAAACCCAAAGATCGACCAAGCTTTTCACCATGTATAACGTTTGAGCGCACACGATAATGATACCCTAATAAATAAGCCGCTTTTTCCACCTGTCCTTGTGATAAAAGCTGACGAATAAAACTAGAAGAAATTTCCTCCCCCTGTGGGGTACATAAAGAAGGAATTTGAACAACTTCAAAACCATATTCTTTTCCTTTTTGATGCAAAAACTGCGCATTTCCACTTTTTTTTCGACCAAAGTGAAAATTATCCCCCGTTACCACAACACAAACATCAAAAGTTTGTTTTAAAACAACGCTAATAAATTCATCAGCTGAAAGAGCAGCAAACTGTGCATTAAAAGGCTCTTCAATCACGCCATGAAAACCCAAAATTTTGAAGATTTCAGCTTTTTCAGTTGCTGGTGTCAAACGATCAACACAAGCTGAACCTTGAAAAAAACTTCGTGGATGCGGCTCAAATGTCAACACAAGAGCTGGCTTGTTTTTTACAAGTGCTAAATCTAACGCTTTTTGCAATACCGCTTGGTGACCACGATGAACACCATCAAAGTTCCCAATAGCTAAAACTGCACCACGTAAAACTTCAGGAATCTCTTTGTGCCCTTGAAGACGCAAAAAATTAGCCATCACTGAAGCGCCCACATCATCGCTTGTGGCTGATAACCATAATGGTCAAGAAAAGAGCGCAAAGCTTCTTTATTGACCACACCATTGTGCGTATAGTCATGACAATGGATCCCACCCAGAATATAAAGGACATCAATACCAAAATCGATAGCGCCTTTAACATCGGTCAAAATGCCATCTCCAATAGCCAAAATCCGACTTTTTTCTATTGTCTCATGAATGTTTTTCAGTTTTTCAAAAGCACATTCATAAATAGGTGCATGGGGTTTACCCGCAATACGAACCTCCCCCCCCAAATGTTGGTAAAGCTGTGCTAACGCACCAGCGCACCAAAATGTCTGATCCCCACAATGAACGGTGATATCAGGATTGGCACAAATAAAGGGCAAACCCCGTTCTTGTAGGCGACGCAGCATATTTTCATAAGCCTGTGGCGTTTCTTCAAAATCTTCAAAAAAGCCACTGCAAACCACCGCACAAGCTTCCTCTTCTTCAACCAGCTCACATGCTAACCCTTTAAACAAAGCCAAATCACGTTGTGGGCCAATAAAAAAGATTTTCTGCGGTGCACTCAAAATAAGATCACGTGTCACATCACCTGAAGTGACAATTGTGTCATAACAATCACTGGCAACCTTCATTCTTTGCAATTGAGCTATAACATCTTCACGTGGTCGGGGTGAATTGGTAAGCAAAACAACACTTTTTCCCATCTTGCGCATTTTCTGCAAGACTTTCACAGCTGAATCAAAAATGCGCACACCATCGTGCACAACCCCCCAAACATCACAAAATACAGCATCATAATGGGTAATTATAGGATCAATATGGGTGAGTTCTTTCATGTGATGATCTATTTATATTATATTTTTTATCGCCTTGCGCCTGCTTTTTATTCTTTTAACTTTTTATCGCAAGATCATTTTTTTGTCATCTGCTTTCTTAAACTATCATATTCTCCACCCCCCAACCGATTAAATCCTTGAGGATATCTTAGCTTTCATCAATTAAGATGGTAAAATTTAAAAAATCAGAAACCCAGTCAGGCTAAAATGAGAATGTTTTAATTGAAGCATCTAATAAGGCCATTTTGATCGTGCAACCCGAAAAGGCCCTGAGCGAGGTGGATAATAACGCTGATAGCGCAAGTAACGAATGTAAACCCGAAACAACATAGGATCAATTTTTGCTATCCTGCGTAGCACATAAAGGCCAATAAACCAAATACACGTTCCAATAATTGTTGCAACAACAAAACTCATTTTTAAGAAAATAATTGCTAAGGCAATAAAAATGCGAGTCAAAATCATTAAAATCAGTACTAATTCAGGCTCTGCTCCCATAATTAGCTTAGGCTCGTAAAGAAAACGATATATGGGCGTACGTCTTAACTCTTCATCCATTGCATTTCTCCAATCACCACATTTGAAAGAGAGCACCTGTAAAGAGCGCGTTGACAAAAACGACTATACTGACAACAAGAACTACACAAACAGCCCACTTTGTAAGTCTATTGATCTCACCACCAAAAATTAAAGCAATTCTACCAATAAGTATAGTAACTAAAGAAACACCAAAAGCAATAGGTCCTGATATTAATCTTCTAAATTTTTCAAAGGTGTTTCCCATGGTAATCCAACTGGTGCGCCAGCAGCATAGGCGGAATCTCTTAAAATAAAAAACAACAGAAAGACAATATCCAAAGTGAAGAGAATTGTAATTTGATTATATGGATTATTCTTAAAATAAATTGGAAATAATTGCATGACTTACACTTTAACGAATTAAAATGAATTAAACACCACTGTAATACCTAAGAAAAAGGAGTATATAGGCTGTATAAACTGACAGTTTTGCCATTTTCAATCATCTCCATACTATCTGGATTACCCACTTTAAGAGCCACATCTGGTTTAACAGCGTAGATATTTTGAGGATACCCCCTGCCCACAATCACCATAAATAATCTTATGCTTAAACATTCAGTATAATTGAAATTTCAAGAGATTAGTAAATCCCAATTTGTACCTGCTTTACATATTATTGAGCATAGAGAAATAGATAAAACAACTGCTTTCTTAAGCCATCTTCTCACTTCCTCAACCGATTAAATCCTTAAGAGCATCTTAGTTTTCATCTTCATAACCACTTTGAGCAATCATATCATGCAAACTATCCTTATGATTAAACGAATTTCGAGCTTGTTTTTCAAAAATAATACCAATATCAATATCAGGGGTGGCTGTTGTAAAAAGCCATCATTATTTAGCTTAGTTAATAACCTCATGACCACCTTAAGAGAGATACCAGTCATTTTAGCAAAAAACTCTACAGACCTGGTAAAATTATCAACTGAATTGAGGATAAAACTTACTGGTCAAGTGTTATTTGTTATTGAGATTCAAACTTTAACTTAATAGAATTATTGATAAATATCTGCTCGAAAAAGCACATATAATATAACACTAAAATTCCTATCTTGGAGGGGAAATCAGTAAACTATTCAAAGAGGGGAAAAATAAACGTGAACCAAATTAATAATAATGAAATTCATTTAAATAATAAAGAAAAATGTTATACCGTTAATCTGGTATTTGCAACATTGAAAAAGCTTCTTATACTTTTTCTTTTATGGTTTCGTGGTCCATTATACATTATAGCAGCACTCTTGAGTAGTCCATTTTTTATTGGATTAATAATAAGACCTCTTGGTGGGATTTATAGCAAAAGATAATTTTCATCCGGCACTTATTTATTTTATAATCGCAGCGCTTTTGTCATAGGATTTGGTTCTTTTCTTACAATAGTTTTCTATGAATTTCTTATAGTTCGCTTATTACGAAGTCGTAACATACGATCTCGTTAATGATATGAATAACAACAAATATATAAAAAATCATCGTCGCAAAAGGCGCGATTTATCAGCCACATTACTATATTCTTTTTCTTCATTTTTTTGATAGACTATTACAAACATAACCAATAAATTGAGGATAAAGTTTATTGGTCAAGTGTTATTCATTGTTTAGATTCAAACTTTAACCTAATGTTATCATCAGTAGGTGTCTGCTTGATAAAGCATATATAATATCAAACTAAAATCTCCATCTTAGGGGAAATTAATAAACCATTAAAAGAGGGGAAAGATGAAAAAATTCCTTTTATTATGCACGGTGGTACTCACCACAGGGCTAACTGTTGCAGGTTGTGAAAAAACTTACAGTGTGGAAGAATTTAAAAAAAATGAAGAATTACTTGCAGAATGGGCATTAAGGTGCATGAGTGGAGAATCTTCTAAAAATTGTGACAACGCGTGGGAAGCGGATAAACAACTCAACAAAGAAGGCCGCTAAAAACAAAAAACTTTATCAACCCACCAATCAGAAAGCAAAACAAAAGGGGAATTAATCATGAACAAAATCATCATGACAACACTACTTCTTTGTGCTGGGTTAATTATCACAGGTTGTGAAAAAACTTACAGTGTAGAAGAATTTAAAAAAAATGAAGAATTGCTCAAAGAATGGGAAGCAAGATGTGGATTTTCTGGACAATCTAAAAATTGTCAAAACATGCGAGTAGCTTATCACGAGCTTAAACAAGAACGTAGGAAAAAAGAGAGAGAAGAGCACCAAAAATGGTTAGAGGAGTATAATAAAAAGCAAGAAGAGCATAAAAGAAAAGCTCAAGAAGAATTCGAAAAACAGCTAGAGGAAGACAAAAAACGGAGAGAAGAACGTAAAAAAGCTTTAGAAGAAAGTGAAAGAGAACGAAAAGAA from Bartonella sp. WD16.2 encodes the following:
- a CDS encoding TIGR01244 family sulfur transferase, with amino-acid sequence MKLQQIEDGIFVSAQITVANIKTLAKTGIKTIVCNRPDQEEPNQPDFATIQAVAHKYGIQAHYIPITPSIIEKSHIKAMQTILKTAPLPLLAYCCYGTRSIHLYSLARI
- a CDS encoding bifunctional riboflavin kinase/FAD synthetase, which encodes MANFLRLQGHKEIPEVLRGAVLAIGNFDGVHRGHQAVLQKALDLALVKNKPALVLTFEPHPRSFFQGSACVDRLTPATEKAEIFKILGFHGVIEEPFNAQFAALSADEFISVVLKQTFDVCVVVTGDNFHFGRKKSGNAQFLHQKGKEYGFEVVQIPSLCTPQGEEISSSFIRQLLSQGQVEKAAYLLGYHYRVRSNVIHGEKLGRSLGFPTANQVLPSQTGLTHGVYAVRLRRLNGVLHDGVASFGCRPTVVDGGAPLLETYLFNFTDDLYNESCTVSFLQFLRRQKKFDGLEPLKRQMQHDENEAKAVLETIQPLSLLDQLLTFKKTS
- a CDS encoding EexN family lipoprotein, coding for MKKFLLLCTVVLTTGLTVAGCEKTYSVEEFKKNEELLAEWALRCMSGESSKNCDNAWEADKQLNKEGR
- a CDS encoding TIGR01459 family HAD-type hydrolase translates to MKELTHIDPIITHYDAVFCDVWGVVHDGVRIFDSAVKVLQKMRKMGKSVVLLTNSPRPREDVIAQLQRMKVASDCYDTIVTSGDVTRDLILSAPQKIFFIGPQRDLALFKGLACELVEEEEACAVVCSGFFEDFEETPQAYENMLRRLQERGLPFICANPDITVHCGDQTFWCAGALAQLYQHLGGEVRIAGKPHAPIYECAFEKLKNIHETIEKSRILAIGDGILTDVKGAIDFGIDVLYILGGIHCHDYTHNGVVNKEALRSFLDHYGYQPQAMMWALQ
- the trbD gene encoding conjugal transfer protein TrbD, encoding MDEELRRTPIYRFLYEPKLIMGAEPELVLILMILTRIFIALAIIFLKMSFVVATIIGTCIWFIGLYVLRRIAKIDPMLFRVYIRYLRYQRYYPPRSGPFRVARSKWPY
- a CDS encoding EexN family lipoprotein, whose product is MNKIIMTTLLLCAGLIITGCEKTYSVEEFKKNEELLKEWEARCGFSGQSKNCQNMRVAYHELKQERRKKEREEHQKWLEEYNKKQEEHKRKAQEEFEKQLEEDKKRREERKKALEESERERKEADKKWSENYKKELEEYNKKIEAPEKVQQKKESDNE